A region of the Nerophis lumbriciformis linkage group LG13, RoL_Nlum_v2.1, whole genome shotgun sequence genome:
tttcacgggacacatttcttgtgttgttgtttccggatgaggagatactgctccgttattgattgaagtaaagtgtgaatgtcattaaaacagttagcgccatcttttgacacttcttccactcccgtccttgcacactacaccgctacaacaaagataacgGGGAGGAGACgcggtcgaaggtgagccacgtaaataagagcgcccacgaaacgccgcatccggaagcgactgtcagaaagcggcttgaagatgatgtgtaaaacatcatctatgtatAATTCTAACAAGAGACAAAAACTTCTTTGTTGAATAATTTTGCTTCATTCAAACAATTGAATACAATAAAGTAGccacaaaaatatcaatatgtcACCTGCGTCATTCAATTTTGCGGATATACAATCCATTCTAAAAAACAAAATCTATACCAAAGAAGTGCTATTTTATTGTACTAGGAAGCTActtatttagcatttgtagtgaAGCTAGCTAAAACACCAGCATGCTGTTACTTCGGTAGAATCCATCAAGCTAGCTTTAGCACACCCTGCACCATGGAACCGATTCCGTCAAAAACTTCATGGATGGGCGCGTCGCACATGAAGGCACAGGTGGTGACCAGCTTGTTCTTCTGGTCCACGTGACTCTGGCCTACAGCTGCGCTCACGTGCTTGCAGCCCAGCTGGTTGATGGCGGCGGCCGTCTCCGTGGTGTTGGGGTACCTAAAGGCGAGAGAACAGCGGCTCGAGTCAGGTTTTAGTCACGTGCTTGGTTAAAGTCAATCCGAAGGGATTCTACGGACTTGTCGTGGTTCTCCAGGCCAACGGTGACCTCACAACCGGGGAACACTTTGGCGGCCAGGACGGGCGAGATGCAGCAGAGGCCGATGGGTTTGCCCTCGCCGCGGAACGCCTGCAGCACGGCCTTGACCTCAGCATTCACGGAGCAGTCCTTGCCCTTTACCGCCCACGTGCAGAGGTTCTTGGCTGCCCCGAAACCGCCTGGGAAAATATCAGCTGACCAGTTAAAAGCAGTTTTCTCAAACAAGTGTATCTAAAAAATGAAAAAGGACTCAAAACCCAAACTGCAAATGCTAAtctgaactagggatgtcccgatccgatatttggatcggatcggccgccgatatttgccaaaaattgcgtatcggcaaggcatgggaaaatgccgatccagatccagtttaaaaagaaactccggtccgtgtttcccaacgcaccgatttaaataatacattccacttttctgttgctccctaatttccgttccgcattttccagcacaccttcaacacatccacaggtctgtgaattctcacacagttgcttttagctgctggcattacacggcaggctcttctcactctttcctgtctccctctcacagacagcaagcgcaccttcttacacacgtcacatactgtcacgtcatacgtcacatacgtataccgtattttccgcactattagccgcacctaaaaaccacaaatttactcaaaagctgacagtgcggcttataacccggtgcgctttatatatggattaatattaagattcattttcataaagtttcggtctcgcaactacggtaaacagccgccatcttttttccccgtagaagaggaagcgcttcttcttctacgcaagcaaccgccaaggtaagcacccgccc
Encoded here:
- the LOC133613285 gene encoding glutamine amidotransferase-like class 1 domain-containing protein 3, mitochondrial, with translation MLSLLPVCGRNLLTRTAAHAWNQKFYSAQMSKKVAVVLAGCGVNDGSEIHEASAILVHLSRGGASVKMFAPNMEQMHVVDHLKGEPSQEKRNVLVESARLARGDIQDLSKLSVKDHDAIIFPGGFGAAKNLCTWAVKGKDCSVNAEVKAVLQAFRGEGKPIGLCCISPVLAAKVFPGCEVTVGLENHDKYPNTTETAAAINQLGCKHVSAAVGQSHVDQKNKLVTTCAFMCDAPIHEVFDGIGSMVQGVLKLA